GAGGCGTCAAGCCGCCGCATCGCCCACCGCCTGACGGAAGCGCTCGACGAGCGCAGGCACTTCGGCCGAATTGAGTTTGAACGCAGCGCGATTGACGATCAGCCGCGCCGATACCTCGCTGATTATCTTTTGTTCGGCGAGCGCATTTTCGACCAGCGTGCGCCCCGTCGATACCAGATCGACGATGTGCGAGGCGAGCCCCAGCTTCGGGGCAATCTCCATCGCCCCATTCAGCTTGATGCACTCGGCCTGGATGCCCTGCGCCGCGAACCATCGCCGCGTCGTCGCGGGATATTTGGTCGCGACGCGGATATGGCTTTCGCCCAGCCCCGGCGGCGCGCCGCCCTCCGGCCCCGCGAGCGACAGGCGGCAATGGCCGATGCCCAGATCGACCGGCGCATACAACTCGCTGTAATCGAACTCGTCGACGACGTCCGACCCGACGATGCCGAGCTGCGCTGCACCATGCGCCACAAAGGTCGCGACGTCGAAGGCGCGGACGCGGATCAGCGAGATGTGCGACTGGTTCGTCCCGAACACCAGCGCG
This DNA window, taken from Sphingopyxis alaskensis RB2256, encodes the following:
- the hisG gene encoding ATP phosphoribosyltransferase, coding for MPEPIIFAIPKGRILDEALPLLARVGIEPAADFFDKKSRALVFGTNQSHISLIRVRAFDVATFVAHGAAQLGIVGSDVVDEFDYSELYAPVDLGIGHCRLSLAGPEGGAPPGLGESHIRVATKYPATTRRWFAAQGIQAECIKLNGAMEIAPKLGLASHIVDLVSTGRTLVENALAEQKIISEVSARLIVNRAAFKLNSAEVPALVERFRQAVGDAAA